One part of the Bdellovibrio sp. KM01 genome encodes these proteins:
- a CDS encoding hydantoinase B/oxoprolinase family protein yields the protein MSYQIELFHSLLSDFLQGESALLTNEGDVLLLRGNNPVSYDTLVKAARTVTKYLKLNEGEIALLNDPYSGGTTLDEITFIMAVSEDLVWVTRRPMGKYLKIVKSVEEEGLRIPPTPLRQKGQLNEVILGAMSAHPACPPQFTEWIKSQCAEMIVSAQRLHDTIEGTGLSVTGELIEEYVKLSKKLAVQRISEKASGETRVDVVLDSGELLRLSLEIQDGKVVIDFGGTSAAKTLHLTESATYGVCFHAISKFYGFNNYANSGSFSVLQVTKPAGCWLMAKYPASTLKGMTCGVAAVQTAIDLALTFIHSKHEKALNAYTPVMLQLNHGNSQAFLSIEGGQGATAEHDGQSAHIEGLSIETLERRFPVRVQRMDRRNSTGGKGKYSGGRGLIFKIEALEDIEVSWLTDMTLHRPRLPKTCSHGDVSEVTLEKGETAKSLPVLGQQKILKGEVLSLCSGTGGGYGRAETKVD from the coding sequence ATGTCTTATCAAATCGAACTTTTCCATTCTTTGCTTTCGGATTTTCTTCAAGGTGAATCTGCTCTTTTAACCAACGAAGGCGATGTTTTGTTGTTGCGCGGGAACAATCCCGTTTCTTACGACACCCTGGTTAAAGCAGCTCGCACAGTTACTAAATATTTGAAATTGAACGAAGGCGAAATCGCGCTTTTGAATGACCCTTACAGCGGTGGAACGACTTTGGATGAAATCACTTTCATCATGGCTGTTTCTGAAGATCTGGTATGGGTCACTCGCCGACCGATGGGCAAATACCTCAAGATCGTCAAAAGTGTTGAGGAAGAAGGTTTGCGGATTCCTCCAACTCCCCTGCGCCAAAAGGGCCAATTGAATGAAGTGATTTTGGGAGCGATGAGTGCTCATCCGGCCTGCCCACCTCAGTTCACTGAATGGATTAAATCCCAGTGCGCAGAAATGATCGTCAGCGCTCAACGCCTTCACGATACCATCGAGGGGACAGGACTTTCAGTTACTGGCGAATTGATCGAAGAGTACGTCAAACTTTCCAAAAAGTTGGCTGTACAAAGAATTTCTGAAAAAGCTTCCGGGGAAACTCGCGTGGATGTGGTTTTGGATAGCGGCGAATTGCTGCGTCTGAGTCTGGAAATTCAAGACGGAAAAGTGGTTATTGATTTTGGTGGTACCTCTGCTGCCAAAACTTTGCACCTGACTGAATCCGCGACATATGGTGTTTGCTTCCATGCGATCAGCAAATTCTATGGCTTTAATAATTATGCAAACTCGGGTTCCTTTTCAGTTTTGCAGGTAACGAAACCTGCAGGCTGCTGGTTGATGGCAAAATACCCAGCCTCCACATTGAAAGGCATGACTTGCGGAGTTGCTGCTGTGCAAACAGCTATCGACCTTGCTTTAACTTTCATCCATAGCAAGCACGAAAAAGCATTAAACGCTTATACTCCGGTGATGTTGCAATTGAATCACGGCAATTCCCAGGCTTTCCTCAGCATCGAAGGTGGCCAAGGTGCAACAGCCGAACACGACGGTCAAAGCGCCCACATCGAAGGCCTTTCGATTGAAACTTTGGAACGACGTTTTCCAGTGCGCGTGCAACGCATGGATCGCAGAAATTCCACGGGCGGCAAAGGTAAGTACTCGGGCGGTCGCGGCTTGATCTTTAAGATAGAAGCTTTGGAAGATATCGAAGTTTCTTGGTTAACAGATATGACCTTGCACCGTCCTCGCCTGCCAAAAACTTGCTCTCACGGTGATGTCTCAGAAGTTACTTTGGAAAAAGGCGAAACGGCTAAAAGCCTGCCGGTCTTAGGCCAGCAAAAGATCCTTAAGGGTGAGGTCCTAAGTCTGTGTTCAGGCACGGGCGGAGGCTATGGTCGCGCAGAAACTAAAGTCGACTGA
- the msrA gene encoding peptide-methionine (S)-S-oxide reductase MsrA: protein MKTEVTYLAGGCFWGMEDLLRKLPGVLKTEVGYMGGNTQNATYNEVKTGTTNHAETVKVEFNPDQLSFENLLLYFFKIHDPTTLNRQGNDIGTQYRSEIFFTSEEQKETAAKVIARVDKSGAWGKPAATVVAKAPEFWSAEGYHQDYLLKNPDGYTCHFVRKVDF from the coding sequence ATGAAGACAGAAGTCACATATTTAGCTGGTGGATGTTTTTGGGGTATGGAGGACCTGCTGCGCAAGCTTCCGGGCGTTCTTAAAACCGAAGTGGGGTACATGGGTGGCAACACTCAAAATGCGACCTACAACGAAGTAAAAACTGGAACTACGAACCACGCAGAAACTGTGAAAGTTGAATTCAATCCCGATCAACTTTCATTTGAAAACCTTTTGCTTTATTTTTTTAAGATTCACGATCCCACGACTTTAAACCGTCAAGGCAATGACATCGGCACTCAGTATCGCAGCGAAATTTTCTTTACCTCTGAGGAGCAAAAGGAAACAGCTGCGAAAGTGATCGCCCGCGTGGATAAGTCAGGCGCATGGGGAAAACCAGCAGCCACTGTGGTGGCCAAGGCTCCGGAGTTCTGGTCAGCCGAAGGCTATCACCAGGATTATCTGCTGAAGAATCCAGATGGCTATACTTGCCACTTTGTTCGTAAAGTTGATTTTTAA
- a CDS encoding ABC transporter substrate-binding protein, whose amino-acid sequence MKLLIAAMMLTIGFRTSVAMADTILVRSDAWCPYVCDSSKDPGYMVEVVSKIFEKNGHKVNFSMVNWARAVSETRRNKATAIVGANYNDAPDFVFPTKTLGHGQDFFFVKKDSTWTYKGSASLVGKKIGVINGYAYGGDMDRIVSENKDIFISISGEHPLDQIIKMIESKRLDAFIENQTVLRTNLANMGLSQDEYKPVSAQVANDAKLFIAFSPANKKSEIYAKIFTKGITEMRQTGELNRILAKYGLTDWEQQEALETATK is encoded by the coding sequence ATGAAACTGCTGATAGCTGCAATGATGCTCACAATCGGATTCCGCACATCGGTCGCGATGGCGGACACCATTTTGGTCAGATCAGACGCTTGGTGCCCGTATGTCTGTGACAGCTCAAAAGACCCCGGCTACATGGTAGAAGTCGTTTCAAAAATTTTCGAAAAAAATGGCCACAAAGTAAACTTCTCAATGGTGAATTGGGCTCGCGCCGTTAGCGAAACGCGCAGAAACAAGGCCACCGCAATTGTCGGTGCTAACTACAACGATGCCCCGGATTTCGTATTCCCTACTAAAACTTTGGGACATGGTCAGGATTTCTTCTTTGTTAAAAAAGACTCGACATGGACCTACAAAGGCAGTGCTTCTTTGGTGGGTAAAAAAATCGGTGTCATTAATGGTTATGCCTATGGTGGCGACATGGATCGCATCGTCTCTGAAAACAAAGATATCTTTATTTCTATTTCGGGGGAGCATCCTTTAGATCAAATTATCAAAATGATCGAAAGCAAACGCCTGGATGCTTTCATTGAAAATCAAACCGTGCTGCGAACAAATTTAGCGAACATGGGATTAAGCCAAGACGAATACAAACCGGTGAGTGCTCAAGTCGCAAACGACGCGAAACTTTTCATCGCGTTTTCACCAGCCAACAAAAAATCAGAAATTTACGCAAAAATCTTTACTAAAGGGATCACAGAGATGCGCCAGACCGGTGAACTGAATCGCATCCTGGCTAAATATGGTTTGACGGACTGGGAACAACAAGAAGCTTTAGAAACGGCGACTAAATAA
- the ilvA gene encoding threonine ammonia-lyase: MKVTFEDIQKARQLIKDIISPTEMSHSISASNLLNSEVYFKFENTQRTGSFKFRGAYNKISNLSAEEKARGVVASSAGNHAQGVALSARLAGVKSTIVMPENCSISKATATRSYGANVVLKGEIYDEAYEYAQKLEKENGFTFVHPYQDPYVIAGQGTIGLEILEKVPDLDTVIVPIGGGGLISGVALAVKTINPKVRVIGVQSDRSPGMACLYNKQTQDQKKKRAATIADGIAIKNPSQVIYDSFISKYVDQVVTVSDDEIAEAIVFLMERAKTVAEGSGAAAMAAAMHRGLALGKKCCVIISGGNIDLNIVSKIIDRGQALRGKLCELSVIVDDLPGNLSNLTQVIATEKANVLEVRHDRVSQGLSLRETRIDFVLETTSIEHVERIKRALEASGAKII, translated from the coding sequence ATGAAAGTTACTTTCGAAGACATTCAGAAAGCTCGCCAGCTGATCAAAGACATCATCAGCCCCACGGAGATGAGCCACTCGATCAGTGCCAGCAACCTGTTGAACAGCGAAGTTTATTTTAAATTCGAAAACACTCAGCGCACGGGTAGTTTTAAATTCCGTGGTGCTTACAATAAAATTTCAAACTTAAGTGCGGAAGAAAAGGCCCGTGGAGTGGTGGCAAGTTCTGCCGGAAATCACGCGCAAGGTGTGGCATTGTCAGCACGCTTGGCGGGAGTGAAATCCACGATTGTGATGCCTGAAAATTGCTCGATCAGCAAAGCAACTGCGACTCGCTCCTATGGTGCGAACGTGGTTCTTAAAGGCGAAATTTACGACGAAGCTTACGAGTACGCGCAAAAGCTTGAAAAAGAAAATGGCTTTACTTTCGTACATCCTTACCAGGATCCCTATGTGATTGCGGGGCAGGGTACGATCGGTTTAGAGATCCTTGAGAAAGTTCCAGATCTGGATACCGTGATTGTTCCCATTGGTGGTGGTGGATTGATCAGTGGCGTGGCCTTGGCGGTGAAAACCATCAATCCCAAAGTGCGCGTGATCGGTGTGCAAAGCGATCGCTCTCCGGGAATGGCTTGTCTCTACAACAAACAAACCCAAGACCAAAAAAAGAAACGTGCGGCAACGATCGCGGATGGTATTGCGATTAAAAATCCATCGCAAGTGATCTATGACAGCTTCATTTCAAAATATGTCGATCAAGTCGTGACGGTGAGTGATGACGAAATCGCTGAAGCTATCGTGTTCCTGATGGAGCGTGCAAAAACAGTTGCCGAAGGTTCCGGAGCCGCTGCCATGGCAGCAGCCATGCATCGTGGTTTGGCGCTTGGTAAAAAATGTTGCGTGATCATCAGCGGCGGTAACATCGATTTGAATATCGTCAGTAAAATCATTGACCGTGGTCAGGCCCTTCGCGGAAAACTGTGTGAGTTGTCTGTCATCGTGGATGACTTGCCAGGAAACTTAAGCAACCTCACTCAAGTGATTGCCACCGAAAAAGCCAATGTATTGGAAGTGCGACATGACCGCGTGTCTCAAGGTCTGTCATTGCGTGAAACGCGTATTGATTTCGTCTTGGAAACTACCAGCATCGAGCACGTGGAAAGAATCAAACGTGCTTTGGAAGCAAGCGGCGCTAAAATTATTTAG
- the tpiA gene encoding triose-phosphate isomerase yields the protein MKKIFAGNWKLFKTPAETRSFLNKFKEVMGSVTGEVVFFPSAISLEAACETVKGSAIKIGVQNAYTQAQGAFTGENSAQVVKEIGGNYILIGHSERRSIFGETDALIADKVAYVQSLDLIPMLCIGETLQEREATHTFRVLETQLLLGLAKADKSKPVVVAYEPVWAIGTGKVATPEQVAETHTDVHSILTKMGFTAPILYGGSVKPDNAAQLIKQAHVSGFLVGGASLEVDSFHKIATV from the coding sequence ATGAAAAAGATTTTTGCGGGTAACTGGAAACTTTTTAAGACACCTGCGGAGACTCGTTCTTTTTTGAATAAGTTCAAAGAAGTGATGGGTTCTGTGACGGGGGAAGTTGTGTTTTTCCCTTCGGCTATTTCTTTGGAAGCGGCCTGTGAAACTGTGAAGGGTTCTGCAATCAAGATTGGTGTGCAGAATGCTTACACTCAGGCACAAGGAGCTTTTACGGGGGAAAATTCGGCTCAAGTGGTGAAAGAAATCGGTGGGAATTATATTCTTATCGGGCATAGCGAGCGTCGTTCTATCTTTGGTGAAACGGATGCCTTGATCGCTGACAAGGTGGCTTACGTTCAATCTTTGGATCTTATTCCGATGCTTTGTATTGGTGAGACTTTGCAAGAGCGCGAGGCGACTCACACGTTCCGCGTGCTTGAAACTCAATTGCTATTGGGGTTGGCTAAGGCTGACAAATCAAAACCTGTCGTGGTGGCTTACGAGCCGGTATGGGCGATCGGTACGGGTAAGGTGGCGACACCTGAACAAGTGGCTGAAACTCACACGGACGTTCACAGCATCCTGACTAAAATGGGATTCACCGCACCGATTCTTTACGGTGGCAGTGTAAAGCCAGACAATGCGGCTCAACTAATCAAGCAAGCTCACGTGAGTGGTTTCTTGGTGGGCGGGGCTTCTTTGGAAGTGGATTCCTTCCATAAGATCGCAACTGTATAG
- the pgk gene encoding phosphoglycerate kinase translates to MSAGLKGIKTVRDFALEGKVVFLRLDLNVPMEGGKITDENRITASLPTIKYCMEHGAKIVMASHLGRPKTKDDKEFSLEPVAKRLQEHLNAEVILVEEPDSDAPVHLLPSLKKNQLILLENVRFEEGETKDSIEFAQKIANYAEIYINDAFGASHRAHATIHALPSVMKEKGIGFLIEKEINMLDSLLTNPKRPYIAVMGGAKVSDKMPVIEKLMDIVDGFIIGGAMAYTFLKAQGVSVGSSLVETDKVRYCKEMIERIQARDKTILLPVDHVATKAFGDVANAHTTKDVVIPDGEMALDIGPQTIRNYSAALKEAGTIFWNGPMGVFENPAFSKGTFGVAKAIAESNATKIVGGGDSAAAAEMSGYADKMTHISTGGGASLEYLQGDKLPGLEILRTKVRPASNYE, encoded by the coding sequence ATGAGCGCAGGTCTTAAAGGTATTAAAACCGTTCGTGATTTCGCGTTGGAAGGCAAAGTTGTTTTCCTGCGCTTGGATCTGAACGTTCCCATGGAAGGTGGCAAGATCACGGATGAAAACCGTATCACGGCTTCTCTTCCAACAATTAAGTATTGCATGGAACATGGTGCGAAGATCGTTATGGCTTCGCATTTGGGTCGTCCGAAAACGAAAGACGACAAAGAGTTCTCCTTGGAGCCCGTTGCAAAACGTCTTCAAGAGCACTTGAATGCAGAAGTGATCCTGGTTGAAGAACCAGACTCTGATGCTCCCGTTCACTTGCTGCCTTCTTTGAAAAAGAATCAGTTGATCCTTCTTGAAAACGTCCGTTTTGAAGAAGGCGAAACAAAAGACTCCATCGAGTTCGCGCAAAAAATCGCAAACTACGCGGAGATCTACATCAACGACGCGTTCGGTGCTTCCCACCGTGCACACGCAACGATTCATGCGTTGCCATCGGTGATGAAAGAAAAAGGCATCGGTTTCTTGATCGAAAAAGAAATCAACATGCTGGATTCACTTTTGACGAATCCAAAACGCCCTTACATCGCAGTCATGGGTGGTGCAAAAGTTTCTGACAAAATGCCGGTTATCGAAAAGTTGATGGACATCGTTGACGGTTTCATTATCGGTGGAGCTATGGCTTACACATTCTTGAAAGCTCAAGGTGTGTCTGTCGGTAGCTCGTTGGTTGAAACTGACAAGGTTCGCTATTGCAAAGAAATGATCGAGCGTATTCAAGCTCGTGACAAAACTATTTTGCTTCCAGTGGATCACGTTGCGACGAAAGCCTTTGGTGATGTGGCGAATGCTCACACGACAAAAGACGTTGTAATCCCTGATGGCGAAATGGCTTTGGATATCGGTCCTCAAACGATCCGCAATTACTCTGCGGCTCTTAAAGAAGCGGGAACTATTTTCTGGAACGGTCCAATGGGCGTTTTTGAAAATCCAGCTTTCTCTAAAGGGACTTTCGGCGTTGCTAAGGCGATCGCTGAATCGAATGCGACAAAAATCGTTGGTGGTGGTGACTCTGCAGCAGCAGCTGAAATGTCTGGTTATGCAGATAAAATGACTCACATCTCTACAGGTGGTGGTGCGTCCCTTGAATACCTTCAAGGTGATAAATTGCCGGGCTTGGAAATCCTTCGCACGAAGGTGCGCCCAGCCAGCAACTACGAATAA
- the gap gene encoding type I glyceraldehyde-3-phosphate dehydrogenase produces MAKLRIGINGFGRIGRVFFRAAHEQFDIVGINSLDSIEGNAHLLKYDSAHGTFAGDVGHDNENLIVNGKKIHVTKFRNPAEVPWKAWGVDVVVECSGAFKNKEDFMKHIEGGAKRVLVSGPAEKGADITMVYGINHEAYDPSKHHVVSNASCTTNCLAPLAKVLNEKFGIEHGTMMTIHSYTNDQKILDAPHSDMRRARAAAVSMIPTTTGAAKNVGLVLPELKGKIDGISVRVPTPNVSLVDFTFTAKADVTKESVNEALIAASNGALKGVLACEKNELVSVDFNGNKYSSIVDLASTMTVGPRMVKVLSWYDNETGFSNRMVDVLKHMAAKGL; encoded by the coding sequence ATGGCAAAACTTCGCATTGGTATTAATGGTTTTGGTCGTATCGGCCGCGTTTTCTTCAGAGCTGCTCACGAGCAATTCGACATCGTAGGTATTAACTCTTTGGATAGCATTGAAGGTAATGCGCATCTTTTGAAATATGACTCTGCACACGGCACATTTGCTGGTGATGTTGGTCACGATAACGAAAACTTGATCGTAAACGGTAAAAAAATCCACGTGACTAAATTCCGTAACCCCGCTGAAGTTCCTTGGAAAGCTTGGGGCGTGGACGTTGTTGTTGAGTGCTCTGGTGCATTCAAAAACAAAGAAGACTTCATGAAGCACATCGAAGGTGGCGCGAAACGCGTTTTGGTTTCTGGTCCTGCTGAAAAGGGCGCAGACATCACGATGGTTTACGGTATCAACCACGAAGCTTACGATCCATCAAAACACCACGTAGTTTCAAATGCATCTTGCACAACAAACTGCTTGGCGCCTCTTGCAAAAGTATTGAATGAAAAATTCGGTATCGAGCACGGGACTATGATGACGATCCACTCTTACACGAATGACCAAAAAATCTTGGACGCTCCTCACTCTGATATGCGCCGTGCACGTGCCGCTGCTGTGAGCATGATCCCAACAACAACTGGCGCTGCGAAAAACGTAGGTTTGGTATTGCCAGAGTTGAAAGGTAAAATCGACGGTATCTCCGTACGCGTTCCAACTCCAAACGTTTCTTTGGTGGATTTCACATTCACGGCGAAAGCAGACGTAACTAAAGAATCAGTTAACGAAGCCCTTATCGCTGCTTCTAATGGCGCTTTGAAAGGCGTATTGGCTTGCGAAAAGAACGAACTAGTTTCTGTTGATTTCAACGGTAACAAATACTCTTCAATCGTAGACCTTGCATCCACTATGACTGTGGGTCCTCGCATGGTTAAAGTTCTTTCTTGGTACGACAACGAAACTGGTTTCTCTAACCGTATGGTTGACGTTCTTAAACACATGGCTGCGAAAGGTCTGTAA
- a CDS encoding beta-sandwich domain-containing protein has product MKRRHLILGAVLITTIAQTSSIAHAGGLDKGDIGTIIGGVIGGVAGSNVGKGNGKTAATIIGAIAGSVIGNQLGQQMEENDRRAYNEAQRRSLEGRIGDNCDWDGARNGSRSGARGSFNSVQEGYNSRTGEYCREYVSVIETRGRTERNQGIACRRDNGSWYESRSSEVQWGGRPGRGDHDGHYGPRPGPGPRPMPPRPAPPRPAPPSRYDRADVQVSSITRRTGGEWVRLSLSYPQAIDQLEVRTLTAGARIHDAVVYMQSGQRQSLYSLLNRGTLYAGYSAVSENFFRGDRVVAIDVRLESMGGYADVLLTVYSLDGYPNINVSRF; this is encoded by the coding sequence ATGAAAAGAAGACACTTGATCCTTGGCGCAGTTTTGATCACTACAATCGCGCAAACCTCCAGCATCGCTCACGCGGGCGGTTTAGATAAGGGCGATATCGGCACTATCATTGGTGGCGTTATCGGCGGTGTCGCGGGTTCCAACGTTGGTAAAGGCAATGGCAAAACTGCAGCAACGATCATCGGTGCTATTGCTGGTTCAGTGATTGGTAATCAATTGGGTCAACAAATGGAAGAAAACGACCGTCGTGCTTACAATGAAGCTCAACGTCGTTCTTTGGAAGGTCGTATCGGCGATAACTGTGATTGGGACGGAGCTCGCAATGGTTCTCGATCAGGCGCTCGCGGATCTTTCAACTCCGTTCAAGAAGGTTACAACTCCCGCACGGGTGAATATTGCCGTGAATACGTGAGCGTAATTGAAACTCGCGGTCGTACGGAGCGCAACCAGGGGATCGCTTGCCGTCGTGACAATGGTTCTTGGTATGAGTCTCGCTCTTCTGAAGTTCAATGGGGTGGTCGCCCGGGGCGCGGTGATCACGATGGACATTACGGTCCTCGCCCGGGCCCGGGACCTCGTCCCATGCCGCCTCGTCCGGCTCCGCCACGCCCAGCACCTCCTTCACGTTATGACCGTGCAGATGTGCAAGTTTCCAGCATCACTCGTCGTACGGGTGGGGAGTGGGTCCGTTTAAGCCTTTCTTACCCTCAGGCGATCGACCAATTGGAAGTTCGCACTTTGACTGCGGGTGCTCGTATCCATGACGCAGTCGTATACATGCAAAGTGGTCAACGTCAGTCCCTTTACAGTCTGCTTAACCGTGGCACTTTGTACGCGGGATACAGTGCCGTTTCCGAGAACTTCTTCCGTGGCGACCGTGTCGTAGCGATCGACGTTCGTTTGGAATCCATGGGCGGCTATGCTGATGTGCTTTTGACTGTGTATTCGCTGGATGGATACCCGAATATCAACGTATCGCGCTTTTAA
- a CDS encoding hemolysin III family protein yields the protein MERLLSVQHGEKFNTFSHLIGALIAFVGVMLLMYLAVSRHDIPRIITFTIYGFSTVLIYIISVLYHSAQGEQKRVFQRLDYIGIYFKIAGNYTPYMILAISGMAGYSILLVVWALALIGIYLEVFRRPKSATLRNVLYVTMSATVIPVLSQLYHAVSLWGFALIMFGFLAYAVGFVFFLFDEKIKHGHGIWHMFVITGSMCQYLCLLMYVA from the coding sequence GTGGAACGTCTTTTATCAGTGCAGCACGGTGAAAAATTTAATACTTTTAGTCACTTGATCGGTGCTCTTATCGCCTTCGTGGGTGTGATGTTGCTAATGTATTTGGCCGTATCTCGACACGACATCCCACGCATAATTACATTTACGATATACGGTTTCTCAACGGTTCTGATTTACATCATTTCCGTGCTGTATCATTCAGCCCAGGGCGAGCAAAAGCGCGTGTTTCAGCGCCTGGATTATATCGGCATCTATTTCAAAATCGCCGGCAACTACACTCCCTATATGATTCTTGCGATCAGTGGGATGGCGGGATATTCAATCTTGCTGGTGGTGTGGGCCTTGGCGTTGATTGGTATTTATCTTGAGGTATTCAGGAGACCAAAGAGCGCCACTTTGCGCAATGTATTGTACGTCACGATGAGTGCCACTGTGATACCGGTTTTGAGTCAACTCTACCATGCCGTATCGCTATGGGGATTCGCGTTGATTATGTTTGGCTTTTTGGCCTATGCCGTTGGATTCGTGTTCTTTTTGTTCGATGAGAAGATCAAGCATGGTCATGGAATCTGGCATATGTTTGTTATTACGGGGAGTATGTGCCAATACCTCTGCCTGTTGATGTACGTTGCCTAA
- a CDS encoding trypsin-like serine protease translates to MKNLIPIFALSIASLAACQNQDSLVLQAAPQAAVINGTKVTSRNTDAAKSLVFIEILGPTGFARTFCSAALIGPRTVLTASHCFDRKHVSDFTSFRVVFANQIGTTNPALIRKGLFYKQHPEYNSNGRYNYDIGLAVFEGTAPAGFVPAKLDSDVNANYAGNTLYVYGYGRSKDYTGRVGQNLRDSVGILHRGIVKVSNDYNRLNDLYILQTASQSHVCQGDSGGPQFYSQGGITKIVGVTSATYGKVMQNGQHSCLEFSQAAKVAVNYAWLKREEKKALEQYH, encoded by the coding sequence ATGAAAAACCTCATTCCTATCTTCGCGCTTTCCATCGCATCGCTCGCTGCATGCCAAAATCAAGATTCTTTGGTTTTGCAGGCCGCCCCACAGGCCGCGGTGATCAACGGCACGAAGGTCACTTCCCGCAACACCGATGCGGCGAAAAGTTTGGTTTTCATCGAAATCCTGGGACCGACAGGTTTTGCGCGAACTTTTTGCTCGGCGGCGTTGATCGGCCCGCGGACAGTGCTGACGGCGTCTCACTGCTTTGACCGAAAGCACGTTTCAGACTTCACCAGCTTTCGCGTGGTTTTCGCAAACCAAATCGGCACAACCAACCCGGCTTTGATTCGCAAAGGTTTGTTTTACAAGCAACATCCTGAATACAACTCCAACGGTCGGTATAACTATGATATCGGTCTGGCTGTTTTCGAAGGCACGGCCCCAGCGGGCTTTGTTCCAGCGAAATTGGATTCTGATGTGAACGCGAACTATGCGGGCAACACTCTATACGTCTATGGGTATGGACGTTCCAAAGACTACACGGGCCGAGTTGGTCAAAACCTGCGCGATTCTGTGGGCATTTTACATCGTGGAATTGTTAAGGTCAGCAACGACTACAATAGACTTAACGATCTTTATATTTTGCAAACTGCTTCGCAATCGCACGTCTGCCAGGGTGATTCCGGTGGCCCTCAATTTTACTCACAAGGTGGCATCACTAAAATCGTAGGTGTCACGTCTGCCACCTATGGCAAAGTGATGCAAAACGGTCAGCATTCCTGCCTGGAATTTTCTCAAGCTGCAAAAGTCGCCGTAAACTATGCATGGCTAAAACGCGAAGAGAAAAAAGCCTTAGAACAATATCACTAA
- a CDS encoding TatD family hydrolase: protein MTEWIDVHCHLNMLEEGVEAAIQNAKAAGVRKIITIGTELNDLPLVLDLAHKYAPDVYCTLGIHPHDGKTYTDEVGKFILDNAKDPVVVAIGEIGLDYYYDQSPRDEQQHAFREQLKIAKATGLPVEIHTRDAEEDTINILKEFKGEVTGIIHCFTGTSWLADEALKLGFNISISGVVTFKNADDLRNTVRGLPLDRIHVETDAPFLAPIPMRGRKNTAAYVVHTAKFVADLKGIPVEQLAEQTKANALKMFPKIQW, encoded by the coding sequence ATGACTGAATGGATTGATGTTCACTGCCATCTGAATATGCTCGAAGAGGGCGTCGAAGCGGCTATTCAAAATGCCAAAGCTGCCGGCGTTCGTAAAATCATCACAATAGGAACCGAGCTGAACGATCTGCCATTGGTTTTGGATCTCGCTCACAAGTATGCGCCTGACGTTTATTGTACCTTGGGGATTCATCCACACGATGGCAAAACTTATACGGATGAAGTTGGTAAATTCATTTTAGACAATGCCAAGGATCCGGTAGTCGTTGCAATTGGTGAGATCGGTTTGGATTATTATTACGATCAATCTCCGCGCGATGAGCAGCAACATGCTTTCCGCGAGCAATTGAAAATCGCCAAAGCCACGGGCTTGCCAGTTGAAATTCACACGCGTGATGCCGAAGAAGACACCATCAATATTCTAAAAGAATTCAAAGGTGAAGTAACAGGCATCATCCATTGTTTTACGGGCACGTCGTGGTTGGCTGATGAAGCTTTGAAATTGGGATTTAATATTTCTATCAGCGGTGTCGTGACTTTCAAAAACGCCGATGATTTGCGTAACACAGTCCGTGGTTTGCCCTTGGATCGTATTCACGTGGAAACCGATGCGCCGTTCTTGGCACCCATTCCCATGCGTGGCAGAAAAAACACGGCCGCTTACGTGGTTCACACGGCTAAATTCGTGGCGGACTTGAAAGGTATTCCGGTCGAGCAATTGGCCGAACAAACTAAGGCCAACGCTCTAAAAATGTTCCCGAAAATTCAATGGTAA